Proteins found in one Nerophis ophidion isolate RoL-2023_Sa linkage group LG21, RoL_Noph_v1.0, whole genome shotgun sequence genomic segment:
- the LOC133539485 gene encoding sterile alpha motif domain-containing protein 1-like, translating to MTSAASTPPMTSAASTPPMTSAASTPPMTSAASTPPMTSAASTPAPTSAPQPPPAEVSVLAAAPAALSAVSGPASARPPPRQPRMWPCPGRPPRGMHSSLFRPMMWLFRGRPPRQFQRRSTRRRHLTFPRWLRGHKGTSGICSLRGRSCNDLSLTF from the exons atgacgtctgccgcttccacgccgccgatgacgtctgccgcttccacgccgccgatgacgtctgccgcttccacgccgccgatgacgtctgccgcttccacgccgccgatgacgtctgccgcttccacgccggcaccaacatcggctcctcagccgcctcctgcagaggtatctgttttggctgcagcccccgccgctttgtctgctgtctccgggcctgcttcagcgcgcccgcctccacgtcagccgcggatgtggccgtgccctgggcgtcctcctcgcgggatgcactcgtctctttttcggccaatgatgtggctgttccgtggccgcccgccccgccagttccagcggcgctctacgcgccgtcgccacctgactttccctcgctggctgcggggacacaag ggaacatctggtatctgttccttgagggggaggtcctgtaacgatctgtcacttactttctga